The Methanobacterium sp. Maddingley MBC34 genome has a segment encoding these proteins:
- a CDS encoding nucleoside-diphosphate-sugar epimerase (PFAM: NAD dependent epimerase/dehydratase family) has translation MKILVTGGAGFIGSHISDKLLTKGHEVVCIDNLSTGNIKNMEDSLKNDDFSFIDCDIRDSNKLKDIFKTEEFDQVYHLAAVVGVKRVFEYPEEVLDVNIDGTVNIFKHALDYGCKKVINISSSEVYGEPIEVPEREDSPKNVDTPYALSKLVCEHYGKIYNDIHGLKTTSLRLFNAYGPRQDSTPYGFVVGIFIDNVLNNQQPVIFGDGFQTRDFTYIKDIVNLIIRSGEISKADGENLNIAAGKPVTILDLAEMVIEITGKDLEPVFEEEREFEIRHRFSDISKMRTLLGYKPKYDIMEGLKLTIDWYMENRK, from the coding sequence ATGAAGATACTGGTTACTGGTGGTGCTGGTTTTATTGGAAGTCATATTAGTGACAAACTTTTAACAAAAGGTCATGAAGTAGTATGCATTGACAATTTGTCAACAGGGAACATCAAAAATATGGAAGATTCTCTAAAAAATGATGATTTCAGTTTTATTGATTGCGACATCAGAGATTCTAATAAATTAAAAGATATTTTTAAAACTGAGGAATTTGATCAGGTTTATCACTTAGCTGCCGTAGTCGGAGTAAAGCGGGTTTTTGAGTACCCGGAAGAAGTTTTGGATGTTAACATAGATGGAACCGTTAATATTTTTAAACATGCTCTGGATTATGGGTGTAAAAAAGTCATTAACATTTCATCATCAGAAGTCTATGGTGAACCAATAGAAGTTCCTGAAAGAGAAGACAGTCCTAAAAACGTTGACACCCCTTATGCTTTATCAAAACTTGTTTGTGAACATTACGGGAAAATATATAATGACATTCACGGTTTGAAAACGACTTCCCTCAGATTATTCAATGCATATGGCCCTAGACAGGATTCCACACCATATGGTTTCGTTGTTGGGATTTTCATTGATAATGTGTTAAATAATCAACAACCAGTAATATTTGGTGATGGTTTCCAGACCCGAGATTTTACATATATCAAAGATATTGTTAATCTAATAATAAGATCAGGGGAAATTAGTAAAGCTGACGGAGAAAACCTTAACATTGCTGCTGGGAAACCCGTAACCATCCTTGATCTTGCAGAGATGGTAATTGAAATCACTGGAAAAGATTTAGAACCTGTTTTTGAAGAAGAAAGGGAATTTGAAATAAGACACAGATTTTCAGATATATCAAAAATGAGGACACTTTTAGGTTATAAGCCAAAATATGACATCATGGAAGGCCTTAAATTAACTATTGACTGGTATATGGAGAATAGAAAGTGA
- a CDS encoding membrane protein involved in the export of O-antigen and teichoic acid (PFAM: Polysaccharide biosynthesis protein), whose protein sequence is MDGGRFISHVKPSMVDMINALEKKIGIDVKYFLKNTPSLLTVTIISTIFGLISSIIMARLLSKDIYGTYLYVLTLINTLSIFSISGMSTAVQRDASRGFDGILVAGSKIRFKWSFLGSLVLIGAGIYYLTQGNLLLSKCLFLSALFFPFVYSFDTFFNFVMGKMLFNKYALYKTIIITINATSVVALVLATENIFWALLAYFISFSVLQLILWKKTVQKDKTNDCVDNESIKYGKVLTLQGTIPMVANQFDNIVIANSLGMGDLAVFTIALYVGSFANVPLDIISNLIFPKVAKKDKKEGTIAVLKNLKYIIMLSIIICGFFAILVPFLIPLFYSASYHDSIFYAQLILVAQVAFAPGAILNQMLKAQARSREMLRILLITRILEIVLFAVMIPLLGLLGAVIVRIINNLGFSLITYILIKRG, encoded by the coding sequence ATGGATGGTGGCAGATTTATTTCTCACGTTAAGCCTTCAATGGTGGATATGATCAATGCACTAGAAAAAAAAATTGGCATTGATGTCAAATATTTCCTAAAAAATACACCATCTCTGTTAACAGTCACCATCATATCAACAATTTTTGGTCTTATTTCATCCATAATAATGGCTAGATTGCTTTCCAAGGACATATATGGAACCTATTTATATGTATTGACTCTTATTAACACTTTAAGCATATTTTCAATTAGTGGGATGAGCACTGCTGTTCAGAGGGACGCCAGCCGAGGTTTTGATGGAATCTTGGTAGCTGGGAGTAAAATCAGATTTAAATGGAGCTTCTTAGGCAGCCTAGTACTAATTGGAGCCGGTATTTATTATTTAACACAAGGAAATTTACTTTTATCAAAATGTTTGTTTTTATCCGCTTTATTTTTTCCATTTGTATACAGTTTTGATACTTTTTTCAATTTTGTAATGGGCAAAATGCTTTTTAACAAATATGCCCTTTATAAAACGATTATAATTACGATTAATGCAACTTCGGTCGTAGCACTAGTTTTAGCAACTGAAAACATATTTTGGGCTCTTTTAGCATATTTTATCAGTTTTTCTGTTCTTCAGTTAATTTTATGGAAAAAAACTGTGCAAAAAGATAAAACCAATGATTGTGTTGATAATGAATCAATTAAATATGGGAAAGTATTAACGCTACAAGGTACCATTCCCATGGTCGCTAATCAGTTCGACAATATAGTCATTGCCAACTCTTTGGGTATGGGAGACCTGGCTGTATTTACAATCGCATTATATGTAGGAAGTTTTGCAAATGTACCCTTAGATATAATATCTAATCTAATCTTCCCGAAGGTAGCAAAAAAAGATAAGAAAGAAGGAACAATAGCCGTTTTGAAAAATTTAAAGTACATTATAATGCTCTCAATTATCATTTGTGGCTTTTTTGCAATTTTAGTACCTTTTTTGATCCCTTTATTCTATTCTGCCAGCTATCATGATTCAATTTTTTACGCCCAATTGATCCTAGTTGCACAAGTTGCATTTGCCCCTGGCGCAATATTGAATCAAATGCTTAAAGCCCAAGCAAGATCGCGAGAAATGCTTAGAATACTTCTAATAACCCGAATACTGGAGATTGTACTATTCGCTGTGATGATTCCATTACTTGGACTATTAGGTGCTGTTATTGTAAGAATCATAAATAATTTGGGATTCTCACTAATTACTTATATACTCATAAAAAGAGGTTAA
- a CDS encoding glycosyltransferase (PFAM: Glycosyl transferases group 1) — MKIAILSNNYIPHIGGAEIFAIELAKYLKNKGHEVDIITQKQSGVKDFEIIDDVNVYRVNNIGIRGLGYFSATINMLRTLLKLDGEKSYDIVHSIAESPTSQVGTFFQKLKKKPHIITIQGGHLSKRDLDSGWNNKILKKFIEWSFKNSDYLHAISLALAEESKLLGAKNVVIFPNGVNENMLNYKSKSLIRQQLGISDNEIIIISLARLVPLKGIKYVIMAFSKLVEEDLNTRLIVIGEGHQKKELEKLTKELKIDDKVDFKGFIPHDELPNILPAGDVFVLTPEYEGLGIVFIEALASGVPVIASPVGGIADIIEDRKNGLFVEHGDVAKLFEAMQFLISDEETRDKYRNEGITTVKEKFLWEPILSQIEGLYSKV; from the coding sequence ATGAAAATTGCGATACTTAGTAACAATTATATTCCTCATATCGGTGGAGCAGAGATTTTTGCCATTGAACTAGCCAAATATCTTAAAAATAAAGGACATGAAGTGGATATAATTACCCAAAAACAATCTGGAGTCAAAGATTTTGAAATAATTGACGACGTGAATGTTTATAGAGTAAATAATATTGGAATAAGGGGATTAGGGTATTTTTCAGCGACTATTAACATGTTGCGAACCCTTTTAAAGTTAGATGGGGAAAAATCCTACGATATAGTCCATTCCATTGCAGAGAGCCCAACCAGCCAGGTTGGTACATTTTTCCAAAAATTAAAAAAAAAACCACATATTATTACAATCCAGGGTGGACATTTAAGTAAAAGGGATTTAGACTCTGGTTGGAATAATAAAATACTTAAAAAATTTATAGAATGGAGTTTTAAAAACTCAGATTATCTTCATGCAATAAGTTTAGCATTAGCGGAGGAATCTAAACTGTTAGGTGCAAAAAACGTGGTTATATTCCCTAATGGTGTTAATGAGAATATGCTTAATTATAAATCAAAAAGCTTAATTAGGCAACAGTTAGGAATCAGCGACAATGAAATTATCATCATTTCATTAGCTCGTTTGGTACCATTAAAAGGAATTAAATACGTTATTATGGCATTTTCGAAACTGGTTGAAGAAGATCTAAATACCCGGTTGATAGTAATTGGTGAGGGTCATCAAAAAAAAGAACTTGAAAAACTAACGAAGGAACTTAAAATTGATGATAAAGTTGATTTTAAAGGTTTTATACCTCATGATGAATTACCAAATATTTTGCCCGCAGGAGATGTCTTTGTTCTAACTCCAGAGTATGAAGGTTTGGGCATTGTTTTTATCGAAGCTCTTGCTTCTGGAGTTCCAGTTATAGCCAGCCCCGTTGGAGGAATAGCAGATATAATTGAAGATAGGAAAAATGGCTTATTCGTTGAACATGGGGATGTAGCAAAACTCTTTGAAGCAATGCAATTTTTGATCTCTGATGAAGAAACCAGGGATAAATATAGGAATGAAGGTATCACTACTGTGAAAGAAAAGTTTCTTTGGGAGCCTATTCTTTCCCAAATTGAAGGATTATACTCAAAAGTCTAA
- a CDS encoding methylase involved in ubiquinone/menaquinone biosynthesis (PFAM: Methyltransferase domain), which produces MGIDDYFDKNVEIYSSSILTNYQTAFIKFIKKNYNNNQKLIDIGGGSGHFAYSVLENCPDIHVAVIDPSLKLLEKVDPRIEKKFGQLPQIDLGDKFDYIHMSSVLHHIVGPSINKSQDLALESLENINELLNPNGFFFLQDLFYEGYVIPSIPRSIIFYICAFNKKGFKLPLKDFVEDLEVCFYTRKELTSMLKRSGFKIIKKWENDYTNTLSKEKNRSYKRKMILLKKWGNVAYLVKKSD; this is translated from the coding sequence TTGGGGATTGACGATTACTTTGATAAAAATGTGGAAATTTACAGCTCCTCGATACTTACAAATTATCAAACCGCCTTCATAAAATTTATCAAAAAAAATTACAACAACAATCAAAAGCTTATTGACATAGGGGGCGGTTCAGGGCATTTTGCATATTCAGTCTTAGAAAATTGCCCAGATATCCATGTAGCTGTAATAGATCCATCTCTTAAACTTTTGGAAAAAGTAGATCCTAGAATAGAAAAAAAATTTGGACAACTTCCTCAAATCGATCTAGGAGATAAGTTCGATTATATTCACATGTCCAGCGTATTACATCACATCGTGGGCCCCTCAATTAACAAATCACAAGATTTAGCATTGGAGTCATTGGAAAACATCAATGAATTACTAAATCCAAACGGATTTTTCTTTTTACAAGATTTATTCTACGAAGGATATGTAATACCATCCATACCTAGATCAATCATATTCTATATATGTGCATTTAATAAGAAAGGATTTAAATTACCTTTAAAGGACTTTGTAGAAGATTTAGAGGTATGTTTTTACACGCGCAAAGAATTAACTTCAATGTTAAAAAGATCAGGATTCAAAATTATCAAAAAATGGGAAAATGATTATACCAATACCCTCAGCAAAGAAAAGAACAGAAGTTACAAAAGAAAGATGATCCTCTTAAAAAAATGGGGTAACGTTGCATATTTAGTTAAAAAATCAGATTAA
- a CDS encoding methyltransferase, FkbM family (TIGRFAM: methyltransferase, FkbM family), with protein MKFSLVPLKGQIGRFFNKILPEDMVAPILHGKLKGKKWYVRSLNIECALGTYEKALRSIFEQELNVGSVVFDIGSNVGFYSLLSSTIVGDEGHVVAFEPLLRNLYYLKKHLEMNNCDNAEFIAAAVSDDCGTSFFEDVSVAMSHITDIAGENTIKVKTVRIDNLVEMKRIPAPDFMKIDVEGAEFLVLKGSENTIKKYKPKIFLETHSDELREDCYNFLKNAGYRVEYVEMEGKNKKQIYAYVV; from the coding sequence ATGAAGTTTTCATTAGTGCCTTTAAAAGGACAAATCGGTAGATTTTTTAACAAAATTTTACCAGAGGATATGGTAGCACCGATTTTACATGGTAAGTTGAAAGGTAAAAAATGGTATGTGAGATCTTTAAATATTGAATGTGCATTGGGTACTTATGAAAAAGCACTAAGATCAATTTTTGAACAAGAATTAAATGTTGGTTCAGTTGTTTTTGATATAGGTTCTAATGTTGGGTTTTATTCATTATTATCATCTACTATTGTTGGGGATGAAGGGCACGTAGTTGCTTTTGAACCTCTCCTTCGTAATTTATATTACCTAAAAAAACATTTAGAAATGAATAATTGTGATAACGCAGAATTTATCGCTGCTGCCGTCTCAGATGACTGTGGAACATCATTTTTTGAGGATGTAAGTGTTGCAATGAGTCATATTACGGATATAGCCGGAGAAAATACTATAAAAGTAAAAACAGTACGTATTGATAATTTGGTCGAAATGAAACGAATACCTGCTCCAGATTTTATGAAAATTGATGTTGAAGGTGCAGAATTCCTGGTTTTAAAAGGATCAGAAAATACAATAAAAAAATATAAACCAAAAATATTCTTAGAAACACATAGCGATGAACTTCGTGAAGACTGCTATAACTTCTTAAAGAATGCAGGATATCGTGTAGAATACGTAGAAATGGAAGGTAAAAATAAAAAACAGATATATGCATATGTAGTTTAA
- a CDS encoding glycosyltransferase (overlaps another CDS with the same product name~PFAM: Glycosyl transferases group 1) yields the protein MKLFVLAPEITENHTALAFLPTWIRKIADNVDELTIFTLNYDENTWFPENVSVYCPPRGNRFRFFFYIHYYIFKNVWWSDEVFSLMYPILTIWASRFTRLFNKPLVMWYAHGAVSDRMKKAHKLCTMAVTSSAAGFRLKSDKLRIIGQAIDTNKFIPGEVKSDKIKIMYLGRISKVKGIGHMIRAADILVNKEKVSKLEFEIVGDITSETEREYLESLKNLTIKLNLENYINFTGKVPFTNIENVYQSCNIFVNPSNTGSLDKTVLEAMSCGKIVITCNEAYYKIFPDDVKEHCYFVPEDYEELAEKIKMNILTPNKDLELRLREIVVKDHSLDRWVKNLMDVFKEIYRK from the coding sequence TTGAAATTATTTGTTCTTGCTCCAGAAATCACTGAAAACCACACTGCTTTAGCATTTTTGCCAACTTGGATAAGAAAAATTGCAGATAATGTTGACGAATTGACAATTTTTACTTTAAACTATGATGAAAATACATGGTTTCCTGAAAACGTCAGTGTCTATTGCCCTCCAAGAGGCAATCGTTTTCGTTTTTTCTTTTATATTCATTATTATATATTCAAAAATGTTTGGTGGTCCGATGAGGTCTTTTCTTTAATGTATCCAATATTAACTATCTGGGCAAGTCGTTTTACTCGATTGTTTAATAAACCACTTGTAATGTGGTATGCACATGGAGCTGTTTCTGATAGGATGAAAAAGGCACATAAGTTATGTACAATGGCTGTGACATCTTCTGCCGCGGGTTTCAGGTTGAAAAGTGATAAACTTAGAATAATTGGCCAAGCAATTGATACCAACAAATTCATTCCGGGTGAAGTTAAATCTGACAAAATTAAAATTATGTACTTAGGCAGGATATCTAAGGTTAAGGGAATAGGGCATATGATTAGGGCCGCGGATATACTTGTAAATAAAGAAAAAGTTTCTAAGCTTGAATTCGAAATTGTTGGTGACATAACCAGTGAAACTGAAAGAGAATATCTGGAATCATTAAAAAACTTAACAATTAAGCTTAATTTGGAAAATTATATTAATTTCACAGGTAAAGTTCCATTTACAAATATTGAAAATGTTTATCAGAGTTGTAACATATTCGTTAACCCTAGTAATACGGGAAGTTTGGATAAAACAGTTTTAGAAGCTATGTCGTGTGGTAAAATAGTCATTACTTGTAATGAAGCCTATTATAAAATTTTTCCAGATGATGTTAAAGAACATTGTTATTTTGTTCCCGAAGATTATGAGGAACTTGCCGAAAAGATAAAAATGAATATATTAACTCCAAATAAAGACTTGGAACTGAGATTAAGAGAAATTGTGGTGAAAGACCATAGTCTAGATCGGTGGGTTAAAAATTTGATGGATGTATTCAAAGAGATTTATAGAAAATAA
- a CDS encoding nucleoside-diphosphate-sugar epimerase (PFAM: NAD dependent epimerase/dehydratase family): MKALVTGCAGFIGSNLTDRLLAEGYEVIGIDCLTDYYPKKIKKRNISNALRNENFNFMEEDLLNIDKFPKTDYVFHLAAQAGVRASWGENFKTYTKNNIEATQILLEFYKEQNIKKFIYSSSSSVYGDSDLPMNENSVLKPVSPYGVTKLAAEHLCYLYWKNYNVPTVSLRYFTVYGPRQRPDMAINIFVKSVISKDNLKVFGDGEQTRDFTYINDVVEALILSAEKDVKGEIFNVGGGSRISVNNLIKEIENISGNKTKIQYFGKVKGDVRDTAADLRKINKILGWQPKINIVNGLKTYISWYKDNMENI, from the coding sequence ATGAAGGCTTTGGTTACTGGTTGTGCTGGTTTCATAGGGAGTAATCTGACCGATCGTTTGCTTGCAGAAGGTTATGAGGTAATCGGAATAGATTGTCTTACAGATTACTATCCCAAAAAAATTAAAAAGAGAAATATTTCTAATGCATTGAGAAATGAAAATTTCAATTTCATGGAAGAAGATCTACTGAATATTGATAAATTTCCTAAAACAGATTATGTTTTTCATTTAGCAGCCCAAGCAGGAGTTAGAGCGTCTTGGGGGGAAAATTTTAAGACCTACACTAAAAATAATATCGAAGCCACCCAAATTTTACTGGAATTCTATAAAGAACAGAATATAAAAAAGTTCATTTATTCTTCTTCTTCATCAGTTTATGGGGATTCTGATCTTCCAATGAATGAAAATAGTGTGTTGAAACCTGTGTCACCTTATGGTGTGACAAAATTAGCGGCAGAACATCTCTGCTATTTATACTGGAAAAATTACAATGTGCCTACAGTTTCACTGCGGTACTTCACTGTTTATGGTCCCAGACAGCGCCCGGATATGGCCATAAATATATTTGTTAAGTCAGTAATTTCAAAAGATAATCTGAAAGTCTTTGGTGATGGGGAGCAAACCAGAGATTTTACATATATTAATGATGTGGTAGAAGCTTTAATACTATCCGCTGAAAAAGATGTTAAGGGCGAAATATTTAATGTAGGTGGGGGAAGCCGAATATCAGTAAACAACCTGATTAAAGAGATAGAAAATATTTCAGGTAACAAAACCAAAATTCAATATTTTGGAAAAGTAAAAGGTGATGTGAGAGATACTGCAGCAGATTTAAGAAAAATTAATAAGATTCTAGGATGGCAACCTAAAATAAACATTGTAAACGGTCTGAAAACATATATTTCATGGTATAAAGATAACATGGAAAATATATAG